From Cyanobacterium sp. T60_A2020_053:
AAAGATGCTAAGATTATTTTTTCCCCTAGGGTGAAGGGCGCTAGTAAATTACTATATTCAGTAATAAAAAAAGCAATTGAACCAAAGATTAATAAAAATAATGTACTGCTAGTAACTACTTTAAAGTTGAGAGAAAATTTATATTTATTTTTCTTGCTTATATTTAATTTACCTGATAGCCAAAAATAAAATTCAATAATTACTTGATAGCCTATACCTCCTACAATAATCAAAAAACTAATCATTAAATTAAGAGGTAAAGAAGTTTGATATGGAATTAAACTATCTTTAAAAAGACTAAATCCAGCATTATTCCAAGCACTGATACTATGAAAAATAGCTAACCAAAGACTTTTTTGATTATCAAAATCTTGTTGAAAAACTAAGAATAAAACTATTGCACCCAAAGATTCAAGGGCAATGGTTGTAGCAAAAACAGATTTTAAAAGATTTTGACTACCCTGTAAAAAAGGACGATCAAATGATTCTTGAATGGCTAATTTTTGATTAAAATCAAATTTTTTACCAATGAGCAGAATTAAAAATGTGGTGGTTGTCATATAACCTAAGCCACCAATTTGAATTAAACCGAGAATAAATAATTGTCCCCAAAAAGAAAAATAACTGCCGGTGTCAACGACAATTAAACCCGTCACACAGACAGCAGAGGTGGAGGTAAATAATGCAGTGGTGAAGTTGCCCCATTCGCCGCTATTGGTGGAAAAGGGCAAAATTAATAAAATTGTACCTATACTGATAACAGCAATAAATCCTAGACAAATACTACGAGCGATAGTCATTTAATCATTTTTTTGC
This genomic window contains:
- a CDS encoding TrkH family potassium uptake protein; amino-acid sequence: MTIARSICLGFIAVISIGTILLILPFSTNSGEWGNFTTALFTSTSAVCVTGLIVVDTGSYFSFWGQLFILGLIQIGGLGYMTTTTFLILLIGKKFDFNQKLAIQESFDRPFLQGSQNLLKSVFATTIALESLGAIVLFLVFQQDFDNQKSLWLAIFHSISAWNNAGFSLFKDSLIPYQTSLPLNLMISFLIIVGGIGYQVIIEFYFWLSGKLNISKKNKYKFSLNFKVVTSSTLFLLIFGSIAFFITEYSNLLAPFTLGEKIILASFQSVTTRTAGFNSLDLGVMTTASLFLTIGFMFIGGSPSGTAGGIKTTTLRILFETTKAVLQGKQEIIMFEREVPASLILKAMAVVFGSALTVLIITFTISFLHPDFNFINIFFEVVSAFATVGLSTGITADLSVVAQFVIILTMYIGRVGVLLFMSAMVGDPRPTRIQYPEENLLVG